A genomic stretch from Shewanella sediminis HAW-EB3 includes:
- a CDS encoding DEAD/DEAH box helicase gives MSSSEKTFRELGLAEPLLRALDELGYEKPTPIQAASIDPLMAGKDILGQAQTGTGKTGAFALPLLNSIDPNTNAPQILVLAPTRELAVQVAEAFGSYAKFMKGLHVLPIYGGQSMHQQLNALRRGPQIIVGTPGRVMDHMRRGTLKLESLKAMVLDEADEMLKMGFIDDIEWILEHTPKQRQLALFSATMPEQIKRVANKYLSEPVHVKIAATTTTVETIEQRFVQVSQHNKLEALVRVLEVEKTEGIIIFVRTRNSCVELAEKLEARGYASSPLHGDMNQQARERAVDQLKRGTLDIIIATDVAARGLDVERIGHVVNYDIPYDTEAYVHRIGRTGRAGRTGMAILFVTHREMRMLRTIERATKSRISPMDVPSPETVTERRLSRLGEQVSEIIAKDSLDFMKGAVAQLCQQLEVDTDILAAALLQQVQKDRPLQLPSIHERQRDSRDDRNSRDRNDRGSRDRSDRPRRESRPTPGDLGKADSLKDNPDVKMCRYIIDVGRDNGVGVGNIVGAVANEANIDSRYIGQIQLFDQVTAIDLPDGMPKDVLQHLKKVRVCGRPLNIREAEGAELPAGGDSRPPRRPRKPSGDRRPSGDRKPHRKGNPSRDGE, from the coding sequence ATGTCATCCAGTGAAAAAACTTTCCGCGAACTCGGTCTTGCCGAGCCTTTGTTGCGTGCTCTTGACGAGCTCGGCTACGAAAAACCAACTCCAATCCAGGCTGCGAGTATCGATCCTCTCATGGCCGGAAAAGATATTTTAGGTCAGGCACAAACTGGTACAGGTAAAACAGGTGCTTTCGCACTGCCTCTACTAAACAGCATCGACCCAAATACTAATGCTCCACAAATTTTGGTACTTGCACCAACACGTGAACTTGCCGTTCAGGTTGCTGAAGCTTTTGGTAGCTACGCAAAATTTATGAAGGGTCTACACGTTCTGCCTATTTACGGTGGACAGAGTATGCATCAGCAATTAAATGCTTTGCGTCGTGGACCACAGATCATTGTTGGTACTCCTGGCCGAGTTATGGACCACATGCGTCGCGGCACTCTTAAGTTAGAGTCGCTAAAAGCAATGGTTCTTGACGAAGCAGATGAGATGCTAAAGATGGGCTTCATCGATGATATCGAATGGATCCTTGAGCATACACCTAAGCAACGTCAACTAGCACTATTCTCGGCAACTATGCCTGAGCAAATTAAGCGTGTAGCTAACAAGTATCTGTCTGAGCCTGTACACGTGAAAATTGCTGCAACAACAACGACTGTTGAAACCATTGAACAGCGTTTTGTACAAGTATCACAACACAACAAACTTGAAGCACTAGTCCGTGTTTTAGAAGTTGAGAAGACCGAAGGTATTATCATCTTCGTTCGTACTCGTAACAGTTGTGTTGAGCTAGCTGAGAAGCTAGAAGCGCGCGGTTACGCTTCATCACCACTACACGGTGATATGAATCAACAAGCACGTGAACGTGCCGTTGATCAACTTAAACGTGGCACACTAGATATCATCATTGCAACTGATGTCGCGGCCCGTGGTCTCGATGTTGAGCGTATCGGACACGTAGTAAACTACGATATTCCATATGATACTGAAGCTTACGTTCACCGTATCGGCCGTACAGGTCGTGCTGGTCGTACTGGTATGGCGATTCTTTTCGTTACACACAGAGAGATGCGTATGCTACGCACTATCGAACGTGCAACTAAGAGCCGTATCTCACCAATGGATGTCCCTAGCCCAGAGACTGTGACCGAGCGTCGTCTTTCTCGCTTAGGTGAGCAAGTTTCTGAGATTATCGCTAAAGACTCTTTAGATTTCATGAAGGGCGCCGTTGCTCAACTTTGTCAGCAACTAGAAGTCGATACAGACATTCTTGCCGCAGCACTGCTGCAGCAAGTACAAAAAGATCGTCCACTGCAGTTACCATCGATTCATGAGCGTCAACGTGATAGCCGTGATGATCGTAACTCTCGTGACCGCAATGACCGTGGCTCGCGTGACCGCAGTGATCGTCCACGTCGTGAATCACGTCCGACGCCTGGCGACCTAGGTAAAGCCGATTCACTTAAAGACAACCCAGACGTTAAGATGTGCCGTTACATCATAGATGTCGGTCGTGATAACGGTGTTGGTGTAGGTAACATCGTAGGTGCCGTTGCAAATGAAGCAAACATCGACAGCCGTTACATAGGTCAAATCCAGTTGTTCGACCAAGTAACAGCGATTGATCTTCCTGACGGAATGCCAAAAGATGTCCTACAACACCTTAAGAAAGTACGTGTTTGTGGTAGACCTCTGAATATCCGTGAAGCCGAAGGTGCCGAACTACCTGCAGGTGGCGATAGCCGTCCTCCACGTCGTCCACGTAAGCCTTCTGGCGACCGTCGCCCATCGGGTGACAGAAAGCCACACCGTAAAGGTAATCCATCGAGAGATGGTGAGTAA